TATATACTCTTCTGTCTAAGGAAAGGGTATCTCGAACTCATTATATGTAAATGAATGAACTGTAATCTCGGTTTCAGAGGTTAGCCTGTTCAAGTCAAGATGAGAATCATATCACTAAAAAGGTTATATCAAACACAATTTGTTAGTCTTACTGAAATGTTTTAAGGAATAAAGTGACATACTTTCGATAAGCACACTGCACAAGTGTGTTCTGTAGCTCTATTGTTGATGAAGCTTCTCAGTTGTAGACACTCTATCAAAGTCCACAGCTTCAAATATAAACATGTTATTCTCAAGCATTTGTTTCCCCACAGCAGTAGCTATCCTACACTTTAGTCTTTTGCCTAAATCTCCCAAGCTCTTCTGCAAGATGAGAACTGTCCTAGTTAGCTATGATTATATCCGTTCAACAAATGGTAAACTTCGAAGTGAGATACGAATCCGGAACTTGGGTTTAAAAGGTTAGATTGCATGAAGGGAACGGAGACAGTAAATATCACCAGGTCTCTGTGAAAAGTAACATACATATATTTCTAGATATATAtggaaaatgtaaaataacaaGAGATGAGTAGAGACAATTGGTTACACAAAGACAAACCTGAAATTTTCTGCTTTAAGAATAGGGTTCTCCACATCTGCGTTAGGGTCTCCGATACACTTGTCCACCTTCTTGAGATCAATGTCTGCATGCACATAACAGAAAGAGAATCTAGAATTAGCCATTACAAGCTGATAGTTAAAATCACAGGAGCAAAGACCATAGGGTCATGACAGTACTTAAAGAAACGGACAGATGTGTGGATATTTAAAGACAAAGACAATAATTTTGCTTTATCATCTTAAAGAGAAATGCAGCGGAGGAATATGTTTCCAATCCTCTGTTTTGTCCCCATAAGCTTTTCTATTGATTCTATTTCAGAACAAATATGTACTGTAAGTTGGTATTTCAGGCTCAACGGTACTTACGACGCAAATCGCCATCTTATCCTCTCTCCTCTTCCTTCCAAGGTCACGGCTCAAGAGGGTTTCTTCTTCAACCGTTCTAGCGGACAAGAGACACACCGTATTGTCTAGCGGTTCTCCGGAGTCGAGGCCGTTGTCTAGAGGACGCTCATAAATCACCCCATCATCTCCGGAGAACCGATGGTTCGGAACCGAATCGTTGGGTTCGTGGGCCGATTCGGTGTCTGAGATGAAGGACGATGATGACGACTCGtcgatgttgttgttgttgtctttgtTTCAGCCCGGAGAACCGATGGTTCGGATCGGAATCGTTGGGTTCGTGGGCCGGTTCGGTGTCTGAGACGGAGGAGGATGATGACGACTCGCCGAAGTTGTTGTTGTCGTCGTTGATTGATTCCGGTAGAGTCTTCGCCATTGATGAGTCTCGGATGGAAGAGATAAGAAACCGACGTGGAAGAGAGCATATGTACGTGGATATAATGAAATGAACTGATTGGTTTTTCAACTTTTTTCATTTAATGACATGTCACTCCCATAGACTTCTAAAAATCCTAGGTGTCATGCAACGGGGAGAAACTTGTGCTATTAGTGTGTTGATTCTAACTACATTCTACCTTTCCCTCAAcggttttcttttttacttctGTTTGTTTTTCTTGGAACCTTTTCAAAGGCATATTTTAATAGTGCGTGGCTTTGTAACGAAAGTGAGCTGGGTATTCCAAGAGTCCTTTTCGGTCTGGTTCTGTTATTTATGTGGTGTTCAGATTTACAAATTTCCGGTTCATTTATTATATTGATTGCGGAAGTCAACTGTAACACATTTACAAGTTAGATCAGTCAACTTAGGTAGATTATTGTTTGAGCTTCATATCCAATTGGagtaaaacaacaaaatatatagtgaatATCATTGATAAGCATTACAATTAGACTAAGAATGATAAAAACGGTTCAAACACTGCAAATTATACTGATCAAGTAGGATAAATAgagatcaaatattttattagagtTTTGAATGATAAAATCAGTTCATATAAAGTGATTAGTCATGTTTGTTTCATAGTAGTTGCGTCCAGCGGCAAGAAAATGCAATGTGACGgcgacaaataaaaaaatatcaaaacccaaattAGTCGCTATTATATTGCCAGAGACATAAAAACTAAGCGCTGATGTCGCTGATTTATTATGCGTCCATTTTTTTAGCTATAAGTTGCtgtaaaaactataaaatcaaGTTAATACTTCTTCACTGGTGATTTGTGTTGTAGTTGtcattaaaagtttaattttctgaCGTTACCGCGATGAAGAAACGAAAagaactaatatatatatttaaataataaaatttacaataaaaaatgaaaacacatattatataaatacaacAATAGTTATTGTACAAAATCCGGTGttactataattttaaaatcaaagtATGAAAACATTAGAAACTAAcgaaatacatatattttcattaatatatctactctattaaaatagagttctAAAAATTATCTACCATAAAAGTTTTCATTTAAGTTTTGGCCTATTTAGAGTTTGTTAGGCTGTAACATGATTTATGGACCATAtcaaatctaatctattaatttataatccTATTTGAATTCTACCATGCCATGTTTTAAATTTGGACTTATTGAAATGTTGCATAATAAAATCTAAGACCAACAGAATCGTGTGCAACTAACCTacaaatcattttaattaaatctTTCCTATATAAATGCTTAtccattttaatatattcaaattgaTTACGATGTATTTGTCAATTAATGGTATACAAAAGTTTTGAAAGAAGATATGATAGAGTTGAACGATCATCAATAGTATATATAAACTGAAATACAATATTTGTAAACCTTATAAGTATCGATATATtcaatatttgtaatttgtaaatCGTAAAACGTGTTATAAAATGGTATAATGTACAATACAACATTCTATTCTAATAGTATAGATGGTTCACAAACCgtaaacattattattttttaaagactTTAACACGCaaaatattcttaattttttcaaaattatattggtATGCTCTGATCATAATTATTgaatatacaattatttttatcacataAAGATACAGAATTAGCCGATATTTTCTCATTTGATATATAACGTTGAGATATACAATTTTcctaaacatatttgaaatacaaaatacattcaataaccaaaaaataaaaataaaaaacaaaatgtaacAAAAGGTATAGCTATCTATACcagaatcaaaaccaaaaattcCATATCCTATTTAGTAAACATGCTAGATCTGAACTCCAAGTTTTTGTCggatttctaatatttttatttgaatcaaATCTAAAAGCCTAAATAACAAAATccaaacaaaattcaaattcTTAAAAACCGaattttttactatattttttgaACCGGAAACCAAATCAATCATATTAGagcaatattaaaaaatatatattagggtttacaataactaaaaccaataagtaaattaaatatacaatttttttttaaaacctaaATGATAAAATTAGCTTGGATTATGTTTAAAAATCTCGAATTTTAAAGGACATGcaaaaatctaatttaaaatatcaaaatatttaatatttcaaaattatattagtatattttaataatatacagctaacttttatgaaatagatgtacaaaattatcatatattttctGCATTAGTATATAACTTGATATACTCCGATGTctaaacatatttaataaagatatttaataacagaaaataaaaatagaaaatctaacaaaaaatatagcTACTTAAATCATTCATAATCAGGACTGAAAAATTCAATATCCCTACTCAGATCCACATGCTCGAATTGAACTCAAAATTTTATCAGGTCTCTAATATTTCTATTCGACGAAAAAGAACATTTATATTCAAAccaactaaaataataaaacccaTATCAAactcaaattcataaataaccggattattactatatttttgaattggaaaccaaaatctatAACGAAATCGGAACTacaccaaaaactaaaatatacaaTCTGGACGAGAACcgaaactttataaaatatcactaaatcataaaatttaaatttaaaaatataaatataaatatttccgCGCATCCGCGCGGGTTAGAATCtaatattctattaaaagaggaatattttgaaaaaaaaatctacctATACAAGATTATTGCACCTATTCATTTAAGTAACAACTATTTGGTCTTACCATGGTATTAACCCAATAACTTAATATAAACCTATACATAACTAACGATACTTATTACGCCAGATTTAAATCACTGATATACCAAGACTATATTTGACAGacctaaatatattatacaCGATAATATAGCACACAAAACATGTCATACACAATACACTATATAGCTTATACATTGACTCAAGCCATACATTCTAATCAGTATTCTATACGATAATCATATTACAAGTATTCTTCTCTTCCACCAAAACGCCAGATGTCAATATTCTCATTCATATGAGTTGGGTCATGTGAAGAGCAGATCATACCCTATTCTTGACCTGTCAAAATGATTCAGAACAAAACCTTATATATAGGCAGAACAAGTTCTCGAGCTGCCAAAATCATTCATAGTAGAACACATTCATTTTGAATCAAACTAATCTGgaaaaatactcaaaaaataTGCCAGAATATTAGCTCTTAAATCGATATATTGATAATAACTATATTTTCGTAATTATTTCAGATGAATAGCAAATTTTGGCAGAGTATGGTTCTTCGTTCATCCTTAATCTGACAAGTCTCTTCTTTATTACTTCATTCTCATCTATCAAAGTTCAAGTATCTGTTTACGAAATCGTGACAAAATTTGAACAAATGTATTCAGTTATATTGATAATATTGATAATATCcacattttgttaattaattaaaccaatattattagaatatataaaatatatattatctatacAATTTAAGTTCATTAAAACTTCAATATCTAACCTACTTTAACTGAATAGATTTTCCAAGCAATATGttatatacaatattatatacataaaatattaaatctttgAATACTTGATATACATGTTTAGTATTAACTACAATACGTGATCAAtgtgtttgaaaacattttttgttaCCTATTTTAACGTGATTTGTAAATCTTATTAATTCATATAAATCAAGTATTCAAAAAAATTCCTTATTACTCCAACTAGAAAATCCTACCAAATCTTCTTAATATTCAACCCTACATATGCGTACCCTATAACCACTGCGACGCTTCGTATTATAAATACAACTCGTGTTAATCCCTAAATTCATCAAACATATCACATCATGATACATAAAAATGGCAAACAATATGCAACTATCTTTCTTGAACGAAATCAAACCGCACAAAACTGCTTGGCGCATTCAAGTGAAAATCCTCCATTCATGGAGATTCTTTATGAAAGGTGTTGGTGAATCTATGGAACTCATCCTAAGTGATGCACATGTAAGTTATCTATGTTTCTGaagtttatatgttttgaaacaAACTAACCGTATTTTATTATAGGGAACAAAAATCCATGCCTCATGTAAGAAGATCTATATGGCTGAATTGGCTAAGCATGTTCGTGTTGGAGCGTGGAGAAACATTGATCATTTCTGTGTTTCTGGTGCTGGGAATGGTTCATACCGATCAACTGGTCACAAGTATCGCTTATTTTTTACTCACAGCACTAAAATAACGGACTCTACCCACCGTGATGAAAACATGTTTCTTAATATTGTTGATTTCGATTCAATACAAAGTGGTTTGCTTGATTCGAACTTGTTGATTGGTAAGTTTATGAATACtgtatttttatatactaataatatgtttgtataatttaatatctaatagtatagtatatatatttttcagtgGTCAAAGATTAGCTTGCTGCCTATGGGGAAAATTTGCAGAGAATATTCACTCGGTTAGTCAAGAAACAGATGGCATGGAATTATGCCTTCTAAGATTCGCTAAGATTGGGCAATACAGAGATATATATTTTGCATTGTATATAAGTAATATATTTTACCTGATTGAGATATAAATCAACATGGTTGTTAACTCTGAATGTTATTCTTAACTAGGAGAAGTCCAGATCTCCAATGCTTTCGATAAAAGTCAGCTCTTTATCAATCCTGAAATACCAGAAGCAGATGAGTTTAAACAAAGGTTTATATAcatatcaataaaaaaattatgttatctCTCTAATTAGcaactttttaattttctaacaAAATCCATATTTTGATGGCAGAGAGTGTGATGATTCCCTAGCTTTAGCAATATCAGAATCAGAGGACAACAAGCTTATGTTGCAGATGAAACGTGATAAATTGATGCAGTTTCCACAAAAAAACATTCGTGAGTTGTTTGAATCTACCAAggtttaattttacaaaaaaattaattctttGATATTCAGAAAACTGTATTGTCGTGCTTATTTACAATCTTTATATGTCTATGGTCTTTGCAGGATGAAAAGCTATGCAGAATTGTTGTCACAATCTATGCCATTGACACTGATTGGGGATGGTATTATTTTGGGTGTCTAGAATGCAACAAGAAGGTGTTTCCCCATTCAAAAACCGTCAAGAAGGTCTATAGAAAGGATGTTGTTACACATATTTGGTATTGTGAAACATGTAAAGTTAAAGTTAGCTCTGTCTCCCCAAGGTAATACTTACACATGATCATAATATTTGGTATTGGCTGTTTCTAACCTAATTGTTTCCTACAATTCAAAATTCATTTGCTGGTCAAAGATGATTCGGAACACTGGTTTACTAGAATTCCCAGCCCGAGTAAATAAAATGTCATGGCAAGGAAGAAGGAACAAAGTAATGGTTAAAT
This genomic stretch from Raphanus sativus cultivar WK10039 chromosome 3, ASM80110v3, whole genome shotgun sequence harbors:
- the LOC130509955 gene encoding uncharacterized protein LOC130509955, with amino-acid sequence MANNMQLSFLNEIKPHKTAWRIQVKILHSWRFFMKGVGESMELILSDAHGTKIHASCKKIYMAELAKHVRVGAWRNIDHFCVSGAGNGSYRSTGHKYRLFFTHSTKITDSTHRDENMFLNIVDFDSIQSGLLDSNLLIGEVQISNAFDKSQLFINPEIPEADEFKQRECDDSLALAISESEDNKLMLQMKRDKLMQFPQKNIRELFESTKDEKLCRIVVTIYAIDTDWGWYYFGCLECNKKVFPHSKTVKKLKLALSPQGMVGSDHRPIVAYLEDKIQKRRGQFRFDKRWIGKDGLMESIEKGWGNLIGGDSRGTSKDFVSKIINCRHDISTWRKNNPPYGNGKISELQKALEEV